In Candidatus Bathyarchaeia archaeon, one genomic interval encodes:
- a CDS encoding metallophosphoesterase family protein: MRLDDLFSESLRVSSQEYLRLIEHVNQILSEEEKGGGKLITLGKLIYVPPAGEAIIIGDIHGDLTSLKHILSETKFVEKALAKHDIYLIFLGDYGDRGIYSPEVYYVILTLKKFFPEKIILLQGNHEGPEDLLAYPHDLPYRLMRRFKADGLRIYSELSFLFRRFYTAAIVENRFVMLHGGVPSEAKSLEDLAFAYRKHPFESHLEEILWNDPSDDICGKKPSPRGAGYLFGEDVTKRFLEILNVKLVIRGHEPTFNGYKINHGGKILTLFSRKGSPYYNAYAAYAMLDLSIDPDSTCIEKFIRSF, translated from the coding sequence ATGCGCTTAGACGACCTGTTCAGCGAATCTTTAAGGGTTAGTTCACAAGAATATCTCCGCCTAATTGAGCATGTTAACCAGATTTTATCTGAGGAGGAGAAGGGTGGAGGAAAACTGATAACCCTTGGCAAGCTTATCTATGTTCCTCCCGCTGGAGAAGCAATCATTATAGGAGATATCCATGGAGATCTGACGAGTTTAAAGCATATATTGTCTGAAACAAAGTTCGTTGAGAAGGCGCTGGCGAAACATGACATTTACTTGATTTTTCTCGGCGATTATGGAGACAGAGGCATATATTCGCCAGAAGTCTACTATGTAATCTTAACGTTAAAGAAGTTTTTCCCAGAGAAAATTATACTTCTTCAGGGCAATCATGAGGGGCCTGAGGATCTGCTGGCTTATCCGCATGATCTGCCATATCGCTTAATGAGGAGATTTAAGGCGGATGGATTAAGGATCTATAGCGAGCTGAGCTTTCTTTTCAGGCGCTTTTATACAGCCGCAATCGTGGAAAATAGGTTTGTGATGCTTCACGGTGGCGTTCCAAGCGAAGCTAAGAGTTTAGAGGATTTGGCGTTCGCGTATAGAAAACATCCGTTTGAGAGCCATCTAGAAGAAATTTTATGGAATGATCCAAGCGATGATATATGTGGCAAAAAACCTTCTCCACGCGGAGCTGGGTATCTGTTTGGTGAAGATGTCACCAAGAGATTTCTCGAAATTTTGAATGTTAAGCTTGTGATTAGAGGGCATGAGCCGACCTTCAATGGATATAAAATTAATCATGGCGGGAAAATCCTAACACTGTTCTCTAGGAAAGGGAGCCCATATTATAATGCTTACGCGGCGTATGCTATGTTAGACCTATCTATTGATCCAGATTCTACATGTATAGAGAAATTCATCAGAAGTTTTTAA
- a CDS encoding Coenzyme F420 hydrogenase/dehydrogenase, beta subunit C-terminal domain, with the protein MPLQKVGFEETLKKAVVEQGLCVGCATCVVSCPFNCLEYIDSAPKIVSDCKVCGICAQICPRFDFSMPSLEEFVFGRKRSAEEEFGIYRRVVVAQTTSSDILNVCQDGGVVTSLLIFALEEGLINGAALSGKSPQEPLKAVPKLALSKSDMLENAGTRYTYSPNMLALREGVQKKIGRLAFVGTPCQIHAFRRMQMLPLKKYADSVKFTVGLFCSESFTYEGLIKHFLQEKMGILPSEVVKINIKGKMLLKMRSGEVKALSLKEVKDYACSFCSVCPDFSAELADISVGGLGLEGWSLTIVRTEMGEEIFRRAESKGMVKTKPVEDSRLIDLLIKMSKRKREASTKVGGLT; encoded by the coding sequence ATGCCTCTTCAAAAAGTTGGTTTTGAGGAGACTTTAAAGAAAGCGGTTGTCGAGCAAGGTCTATGTGTTGGATGCGCAACATGCGTTGTTTCATGCCCATTTAATTGCCTCGAATACATTGATAGTGCGCCTAAAATCGTTAGTGACTGCAAGGTGTGTGGCATATGTGCTCAAATATGTCCAAGATTCGACTTCTCCATGCCGTCGCTAGAGGAATTTGTCTTTGGGAGAAAGCGTAGCGCTGAGGAAGAGTTTGGTATTTATAGGCGAGTTGTCGTAGCCCAAACGACAAGTAGCGATATACTAAACGTTTGCCAAGATGGTGGGGTCGTAACTTCTCTTCTAATATTCGCGCTAGAAGAAGGTCTAATTAATGGGGCAGCTTTATCTGGTAAAAGCCCTCAAGAGCCTTTAAAAGCTGTTCCAAAACTTGCTCTTTCAAAGAGCGATATGCTTGAAAACGCGGGAACTAGGTACACTTATTCTCCCAACATGCTTGCACTTAGAGAAGGCGTCCAGAAGAAAATTGGAAGACTGGCCTTTGTTGGAACACCATGTCAGATACATGCATTTAGAAGAATGCAAATGCTTCCATTAAAGAAGTATGCTGACTCCGTAAAGTTTACAGTGGGCCTCTTCTGTAGTGAGAGCTTCACATATGAAGGTTTAATTAAGCATTTTCTGCAAGAGAAAATGGGCATCCTGCCGAGCGAGGTAGTAAAAATCAATATAAAGGGCAAGATGCTGCTGAAAATGAGGAGCGGCGAAGTTAAGGCGTTATCGCTGAAGGAAGTTAAAGATTACGCATGTAGTTTCTGTAGTGTGTGTCCAGACTTCTCTGCGGAGCTAGCCGATATATCTGTTGGGGGGTTAGGGCTTGAAGGTTGGTCTCTGACAATAGTGCGTACAGAAATGGGTGAAGAAATCTTCAGGAGGGCGGAGTCAAAGGGCATGGTGAAAACTAAGCCTGTGGAGGATAGTAGGCTCATTGATCTTCTGATTAAGATGTCAAAAAGGAAAAGAGAAGCGTCCACGAAGGTCGGTGGACTTACTTGA
- the mch gene encoding methenyltetrahydromethanopterin cyclohydrolase, with protein MIPSVNSEAMKIVKEICENPEKYNVTVEKSCLGAHVIDAGIKAGGGFLIGKLIVEICLGGLGEAQLSLMHLGELDIPSVNVYTDYPSISTLGSQMAGWRIKVGEYTAMGSGPARALAQKPKSIYEKIGYKDEFGESVIVLESSREPPEEAIEMIAEACRISAERLFIVVASTSSIAGLTQVSGRIVEVGMYKLIELGLDPGIVSYAFGQAPIPPPHPDVIESMGRSNDAILYGGSAYYVVRHKDDSYLKSIAEEAVSSSSKDYGKTFAEIFKEAGQDFYKVDSKIFAPAKITIVNEKTGRIFTAGRINVDLLMRSLNYC; from the coding sequence TTGATTCCAAGCGTGAATAGCGAAGCTATGAAAATTGTTAAAGAAATATGCGAGAACCCTGAAAAATACAACGTTACTGTTGAAAAAAGCTGCTTAGGAGCGCATGTAATTGACGCTGGAATAAAAGCTGGGGGAGGCTTTTTAATAGGTAAACTCATCGTAGAGATATGCTTAGGCGGCTTAGGCGAGGCGCAACTTTCACTTATGCACCTAGGCGAATTAGATATCCCATCGGTGAACGTTTATACCGATTACCCTTCAATTTCAACGTTGGGTTCACAAATGGCTGGTTGGAGAATCAAGGTCGGCGAGTATACCGCTATGGGGTCTGGGCCTGCTAGGGCTCTAGCTCAAAAGCCTAAAAGCATATATGAGAAGATCGGTTACAAAGATGAGTTCGGTGAATCGGTGATCGTTTTAGAGTCTTCTAGAGAGCCTCCGGAAGAAGCTATTGAAATGATCGCCGAAGCTTGCCGTATATCGGCCGAGCGCCTATTTATTGTGGTTGCGTCAACCTCGTCTATAGCTGGCTTAACGCAGGTTTCCGGTAGAATAGTTGAGGTAGGCATGTATAAATTAATTGAGCTCGGCTTAGATCCGGGCATAGTGTCCTACGCTTTTGGGCAAGCGCCTATACCGCCACCACATCCAGATGTAATTGAATCTATGGGTAGATCGAATGACGCCATACTATATGGAGGCTCGGCCTATTATGTTGTGAGGCATAAGGATGATAGCTATTTGAAGAGCATCGCTGAAGAAGCCGTCTCATCATCTTCGAAGGATTATGGAAAAACATTTGCGGAAATATTCAAGGAGGCTGGGCAAGACTTTTATAAAGTTGATTCGAAGATATTTGCCCCGGCAAAGATAACTATTGTGAACGAGAAGACTGGAAGGATATTTACCGCTGGAAGAATAAATGTAGATCTTTTAATGAGATCCCTCAATTACTGTTAA
- a CDS encoding formylmethanofuran dehydrogenase subunit C, which yields MIFNITPKYEFRVPIYADCLSPDVFDGKSVEEIVKLKVWEGNKIRCLNDLFNVTLERSGGDEIIMYLTGNFIKVRKVGANMSRGKIIVNGNIGMHLGEGMSGGEIIVNGYADSWAGGSMKGGRIEINGSAGDGLGAPYRGSTEGMRGGSIVVHGDAGREVGCLMRGGLIRIYGSVKHFVGVNMIEGTILVHGDCAGKAGGGMRGGRIIICGHVPSILPTFSIDDVRPSVNVDGEKIIGPFYRFIGDMADDGDGRLFISKPKNPHLASHEKYLQ from the coding sequence ATAATTTTCAATATTACTCCTAAATATGAGTTTAGGGTTCCCATATATGCGGACTGCCTATCTCCGGATGTTTTTGACGGAAAAAGCGTAGAAGAAATAGTGAAGCTAAAAGTTTGGGAAGGCAATAAGATACGCTGCCTGAACGACCTGTTCAACGTGACGCTTGAAAGATCTGGTGGCGACGAGATTATAATGTATCTTACTGGAAACTTTATCAAGGTTCGAAAAGTTGGAGCAAACATGAGCAGGGGGAAAATTATCGTAAACGGTAATATTGGCATGCACTTGGGTGAAGGAATGAGTGGTGGTGAAATAATAGTTAATGGTTACGCTGATTCTTGGGCTGGAGGCTCAATGAAAGGTGGTAGAATCGAGATCAACGGTTCAGCTGGCGACGGTCTCGGCGCCCCGTATCGTGGAAGCACTGAAGGCATGAGGGGTGGATCAATAGTTGTGCATGGTGACGCTGGTAGGGAGGTTGGATGCTTAATGAGGGGTGGGCTGATCAGGATTTATGGTTCTGTCAAACACTTTGTTGGCGTGAACATGATTGAGGGAACAATACTTGTTCACGGAGATTGCGCTGGTAAGGCTGGGGGCGGCATGCGGGGAGGAAGAATAATTATATGCGGCCATGTTCCATCGATTCTCCCAACATTCTCAATAGACGATGTAAGGCCCAGCGTCAATGTTGATGGAGAAAAAATAATTGGGCCATTCTATCGTTTTATAGGAGATATGGCTGACGATGGCGACGGAAGACTTTTTATATCGAAGCCTAAGAACCCGCATCTAGCATCCCATGAAAAGTATCTGCAGTAA
- a CDS encoding formylmethanofuran dehydrogenase subunit A — MIMLIKNGFVYDPLNDVDGEIMDICVKNGKIVEEVDEREAKTIDASGMIVMPGGIDIHTHIAGSEVNSGRLLRPEDHVYDVEPKTSLTRSGVGYSVPSTFTTGYRYVRMGYTFLCNPSMPPLEARHTHEELEDTPIVDKMTFPLLGDWWFVLEYLRDGLIKECAEHVAWMIMATKGYAIKIVNPGGLEAWGFGRNVKGLDDPVPYFNVTPKEIVRGLCTVSKILGLPHTIHVHTNRLGQPGNYVTTIETMDCVKDLALSDRPVIHITHCQFSAFKGDSWANMRSGAEEIARYVNAHKHVTLDMGQVIFTDTTTMTADGPWQYTLYELSGNKWVNHDVEVETSSGIVPFKYRKKSYVHATMWSIGLELALLIKDPWKIYLTTDHPNGGPFTEYPQIICWLMSRKTRERILKKINRKARAKSLLPSIDRELTFYEIAIITRAGQAKALGLKNKGHLGVGADADIAIYNVNPRKIDPSADYKVIRKAFARAAYTIKSGEIVAKDGEIVKAFDGKTYWINFAGMSLASDASLNAVANLKKKFREYWTVEFDNYFIPERYLKASMPITLEVKGV; from the coding sequence ATGATCATGCTCATAAAAAATGGTTTCGTTTATGATCCTTTGAATGATGTAGACGGCGAAATAATGGACATATGCGTTAAGAACGGTAAAATAGTTGAGGAAGTTGATGAGCGCGAGGCAAAAACCATAGATGCTTCTGGAATGATAGTTATGCCGGGCGGAATTGACATACATACACACATTGCTGGATCAGAGGTTAATTCTGGAAGGCTACTGAGGCCAGAGGACCACGTTTATGATGTTGAACCAAAAACGTCATTGACTAGGTCGGGCGTCGGATACTCGGTTCCATCCACCTTTACAACTGGCTATAGGTATGTACGGATGGGCTACACTTTCCTCTGCAACCCCTCCATGCCCCCTCTAGAAGCTAGACATACCCATGAGGAGCTGGAGGACACCCCAATAGTTGACAAGATGACGTTCCCGCTTCTAGGAGACTGGTGGTTCGTTCTGGAATATTTGAGAGATGGTTTAATTAAAGAATGCGCTGAGCACGTAGCCTGGATGATTATGGCAACCAAAGGCTACGCTATCAAAATAGTGAACCCTGGAGGCTTAGAGGCGTGGGGTTTTGGCAGAAATGTTAAGGGTTTAGATGACCCAGTCCCATACTTTAATGTGACTCCAAAGGAGATTGTTCGCGGATTATGTACGGTGAGCAAAATTCTTGGTTTGCCGCACACCATTCACGTTCACACAAATAGGCTTGGTCAGCCGGGCAACTACGTTACAACGATTGAGACAATGGATTGTGTGAAGGATCTGGCGCTGTCCGATAGACCAGTTATCCATATTACGCACTGCCAATTTAGCGCCTTTAAGGGTGATAGCTGGGCAAACATGAGGAGTGGAGCTGAGGAGATCGCGAGGTATGTTAACGCCCACAAACATGTGACTTTAGACATGGGTCAAGTTATTTTCACGGATACGACTACTATGACTGCAGATGGTCCGTGGCAATATACTCTCTACGAGTTAAGCGGGAATAAGTGGGTTAACCACGATGTTGAGGTTGAGACGAGCTCGGGAATAGTTCCATTTAAGTATAGGAAGAAGAGCTATGTGCATGCGACGATGTGGTCTATCGGGCTTGAGCTAGCCCTTCTAATAAAAGATCCATGGAAAATCTATCTTACAACGGATCATCCTAATGGCGGCCCATTTACAGAATACCCTCAAATAATATGCTGGCTAATGAGCAGAAAGACTAGAGAAAGGATACTAAAGAAGATAAACAGGAAGGCTAGAGCTAAATCTCTGCTTCCAAGCATAGATAGAGAGCTCACGTTCTATGAGATAGCGATAATTACAAGGGCTGGGCAAGCGAAAGCCTTAGGCTTAAAGAATAAGGGGCATTTAGGGGTCGGCGCCGACGCAGACATAGCGATATATAATGTTAATCCAAGAAAAATCGATCCTTCAGCCGACTACAAAGTGATTCGTAAAGCATTCGCTAGAGCCGCGTATACAATTAAGAGCGGAGAGATCGTTGCTAAAGATGGCGAAATAGTTAAGGCCTTTGATGGAAAAACATATTGGATAAATTTCGCGGGCATGTCGCTTGCAAGTGATGCATCTTTAAATGCGGTGGCGAACTTGAAGAAAAAGTTTAGAGAATATTGGACTGTTGAATTTGACAATTACTTTATTCCGGAAAGGTATCTTAAGGCCTCGATGCCAATTACCTTAGAGGTTAAGGGGGTGTGA
- a CDS encoding 30S ribosomal protein S7: protein MSSENQWPEEWYEKYLLFGKWSFKDVEVKDPGLKRYICLRPIIVPLSMGRHEHNRFAKSEVNIVERLVNQLMRPGKNAGKKARAIKFVKNAFEIIHLQTGRNPIEVLVRAVENAAPCEDTTRIMYGGIVYHQSVDISPQRRVDLALRWIAEGARMAAFSNPKTFEECLAEEIILAANKDLKSYAIQRRNELERIALHAR from the coding sequence TTGAGTAGCGAGAACCAGTGGCCTGAAGAGTGGTATGAAAAATACCTGCTCTTTGGTAAGTGGAGCTTTAAGGATGTTGAGGTAAAGGACCCTGGGCTTAAGAGGTATATATGCCTTAGACCCATAATCGTGCCGCTCTCTATGGGTAGGCATGAACACAATAGGTTTGCAAAGTCGGAAGTAAATATTGTTGAGAGACTGGTTAATCAGCTTATGCGCCCGGGAAAGAATGCCGGTAAAAAAGCCAGAGCGATAAAATTCGTGAAGAATGCTTTTGAGATAATTCACCTTCAAACTGGAAGGAATCCTATTGAAGTTTTAGTTAGAGCCGTTGAAAATGCGGCGCCATGTGAGGATACGACTAGAATAATGTACGGTGGAATAGTTTATCACCAGTCTGTCGATATATCGCCGCAGAGGAGGGTTGACTTAGCATTACGCTGGATTGCTGAAGGAGCTAGGATGGCGGCGTTCAGTAACCCAAAAACCTTTGAGGAATGTTTGGCTGAAGAAATAATCCTGGCGGCGAACAAAGATTTAAAGAGCTACGCTATACAACGCAGAAATGAGCTGGAGAGAATAGCTTTACATGCCCGTTAA
- a CDS encoding ornithine carbamoyltransferase translates to MHLLNFKGLSGQQIMEIVNKGLEVKYSPEKYRGSLSGKTLAMIFQKTSTRTRVSFEVAMTQMGGHAIYMDWRATNFTIADIYDETQYLSRNVDCILARTLRHADLQVMAKASKVPVINGCDEKYHPTQIIADLITMKEKKGTLEGVKVVYVGVHNNVCNSLVEACTKVGIEITTVTPIFNEPSRDDDLLEEAEKSGLWKRTLDFKEAIRDADFVYTDTWVDMEFFSDPRYAEEKERRMKLMMPYQINKENMAESSAWIMHDMPIHRGYEISSDMIEDPRSIIYEQSENRLYSAKAVLLKVLGFY, encoded by the coding sequence ATGCATCTATTGAATTTTAAGGGTTTGTCTGGACAACAAATTATGGAGATTGTTAATAAAGGCTTAGAGGTAAAATACAGTCCAGAAAAATATCGAGGTTCTTTAAGCGGAAAAACTTTGGCAATGATATTTCAGAAGACGTCGACAAGAACTAGAGTTTCCTTTGAGGTTGCAATGACTCAAATGGGAGGGCACGCCATATATATGGATTGGAGAGCAACAAACTTTACAATAGCGGACATATATGATGAGACGCAGTATCTTTCACGAAACGTTGACTGCATTCTAGCCAGAACATTGAGGCATGCGGATCTTCAAGTCATGGCTAAGGCGTCAAAAGTACCCGTCATAAACGGCTGTGATGAAAAATATCATCCGACCCAAATAATAGCTGACCTAATAACGATGAAGGAGAAGAAGGGTACGCTGGAAGGAGTTAAAGTTGTATATGTAGGCGTACATAACAATGTATGCAACTCCCTGGTAGAAGCTTGCACAAAAGTTGGCATAGAAATAACGACCGTTACACCAATCTTCAATGAACCGTCAAGAGATGATGATCTTTTGGAGGAGGCTGAGAAATCCGGGCTTTGGAAGAGAACATTAGACTTCAAAGAAGCCATTAGGGATGCGGACTTTGTCTACACAGATACTTGGGTTGACATGGAGTTCTTTTCAGACCCAAGGTATGCCGAAGAGAAGGAGAGGCGAATGAAACTTATGATGCCATATCAGATAAATAAGGAAAATATGGCTGAAAGCAGTGCTTGGATAATGCATGACATGCCAATCCACCGTGGATATGAGATAAGCTCAGACATGATTGAGGATCCAAGGTCAATAATATACGAGCAAAGCGAAAATAGGCTCTATTCAGCTAAAGCTGTTCTCCTCAAAGTTCTAGGCTTCTATTAG
- a CDS encoding chorismate mutase, giving the protein MKTSDLEDLKILRDEIARLTFEIIRLSGERLVLARKIGEIKARNNMPIEDPVIENELKTKIVDFSRRHGIDEGFSLKILELLLEESKRVQREALDAKKMWDKKVLEV; this is encoded by the coding sequence TTGAAGACCAGCGACCTAGAGGATCTAAAGATCCTTAGAGATGAGATAGCTAGACTAACTTTTGAGATAATTCGCTTATCCGGTGAAAGGTTAGTTTTAGCGAGAAAAATAGGTGAAATAAAGGCTAGAAACAATATGCCCATTGAGGATCCCGTGATTGAAAATGAGTTAAAGACGAAAATTGTAGATTTTAGCCGGAGACATGGTATAGATGAAGGATTTTCGCTTAAAATCTTGGAGTTACTACTTGAGGAGTCAAAACGGGTGCAACGTGAAGCTTTAGATGCCAAGAAAATGTGGGATAAGAAAGTTTTGGAGGTTTAA
- a CDS encoding prephenate dehydrogenase/arogenate dehydrogenase family protein — protein sequence MFVAIIGGAGRMGSWFTRYFLDHGHYVTIFDINMEKAALIARSLGIKACKSGVEAAKDADLLLVATPIEITPKVISEIMLELKKGSIVAEISSLKSGILPVLKEASRLGLKTLSIHPLFGSGAQEMAGEKIALIPVSDPELEESLAKEIFPEATIIPVDCHTHDRIMALTLSLTHFINIVFASIVSEEDTCMLKQLGGTTFTLQFTLSEAVMTEDPSLYASIQMNNEHSVKYIDKFVSNALKLKKIIETKDSEGFVRFYKEIYKALSKDKDLEMAYRRMYRALKAI from the coding sequence TTGTTTGTCGCAATAATCGGTGGAGCGGGAAGGATGGGATCATGGTTCACAAGATATTTTCTCGATCACGGTCATTATGTTACAATATTTGATATAAATATGGAGAAAGCCGCTTTAATCGCTAGATCCTTAGGTATTAAAGCATGTAAAAGCGGCGTTGAAGCTGCAAAAGATGCTGATCTATTATTAGTGGCGACACCAATAGAAATTACACCGAAAGTTATATCTGAAATTATGCTAGAATTGAAGAAGGGTTCGATCGTCGCCGAGATATCTTCGCTTAAATCTGGCATTCTCCCGGTTCTAAAGGAAGCTTCTAGGCTAGGATTAAAAACTTTATCTATTCATCCGCTTTTTGGATCTGGTGCGCAAGAGATGGCTGGTGAGAAGATCGCCCTAATACCGGTTAGCGATCCAGAGCTTGAAGAGAGCTTAGCAAAGGAGATTTTCCCGGAGGCTACTATAATTCCCGTAGACTGCCATACTCATGATAGAATTATGGCTTTAACCCTATCTTTAACACACTTCATAAACATTGTTTTTGCATCAATTGTTAGCGAAGAGGATACATGTATGTTGAAGCAGCTTGGTGGAACAACATTCACGCTGCAGTTCACATTAAGCGAAGCCGTCATGACGGAGGATCCATCGCTCTACGCATCGATTCAGATGAATAATGAGCACTCAGTCAAATATATTGATAAATTTGTGTCTAATGCTCTAAAACTAAAAAAGATTATTGAAACTAAAGATTCGGAAGGATTCGTGAGGTTCTATAAGGAAATATATAAAGCTCTCTCCAAAGATAAGGATCTTGAAATGGCGTATAGACGGATGTACCGTGCTCTCAAAGCCATTTAA
- a CDS encoding winged helix-turn-helix transcriptional regulator produces MDQVDLKILRILKEDARAKYTEIANKVGLTEGAVRRRIKQLREKGVIKRFTIETSIDIEGIVLVETEPAKTREVTQEIRKITDRVFEVSGEYDIAALIQAYTIEELNAKIDEIRNLPWVLNTKTLIKLKD; encoded by the coding sequence GTGGATCAAGTTGACTTAAAAATACTGCGTATATTAAAGGAAGACGCGAGAGCTAAGTATACGGAGATAGCGAATAAAGTTGGTTTAACAGAGGGAGCTGTGAGAAGGAGAATAAAGCAATTGAGAGAAAAAGGGGTGATAAAAAGGTTTACTATCGAAACGAGCATTGATATTGAGGGGATAGTTCTTGTTGAAACTGAGCCGGCTAAAACGAGGGAAGTGACTCAAGAAATAAGGAAGATTACAGATAGAGTATTTGAGGTTTCAGGCGAATATGATATAGCGGCTCTCATCCAAGCTTATACGATTGAGGAACTTAACGCCAAGATAGATGAGATAAGAAATTTACCTTGGGTTTTAAATACTAAAACCCTTATAAAACTCAAGGATTAA
- the dapA gene encoding 4-hydroxy-tetrahydrodipicolinate synthase, translating into MSIKRFEGCYTALITPMKNNFDVDLEGLRRLVEFQVKEGVSGVLAVGTTGESPTLTHEESIRVIRETYEVAGGKCTVIGGTGSNCTEKTMEMTREAYDFGIRCILLVDPYYNGPSSLEIRKEYVEPIAEAFPDVQMIPYVIPGRTGTQLLPQDLAILHSKFKNIRAVKEATGNIENMKLTRRLCGEDFDILSGDDDKTYEMMISPEIRASGVISVASNVAPGAVQRFTRAILENRHKEAETLLEALKPFFSIVTVRTEEETPYGKVSCRFRNPVPCKTLMNILGMPSGPCRRPLGKMTKRGLEVVLNAARTVYEKNPEILKPIEDFFDVDLSRRLYDERFWEGLAYDQY; encoded by the coding sequence ATGAGCATAAAAAGATTTGAGGGATGTTATACCGCTTTAATAACGCCAATGAAAAACAATTTCGACGTCGACTTAGAAGGGCTTAGAAGACTAGTTGAGTTCCAAGTCAAGGAAGGCGTCAGCGGAGTTCTCGCAGTCGGAACAACTGGCGAGAGCCCAACGTTAACTCATGAAGAGAGCATTAGGGTTATTAGAGAGACATACGAGGTTGCTGGCGGAAAATGCACTGTTATAGGAGGAACAGGGAGTAATTGCACCGAGAAAACTATGGAAATGACGAGGGAAGCGTATGATTTCGGTATCAGATGCATCTTACTTGTAGACCCATACTATAACGGACCGAGCTCGCTTGAGATAAGAAAGGAATACGTCGAGCCAATTGCGGAGGCTTTTCCAGATGTCCAAATGATACCGTATGTGATCCCGGGAAGAACTGGAACCCAGCTCTTGCCACAGGATTTGGCGATCCTTCACTCTAAATTTAAAAATATTAGGGCTGTAAAAGAAGCAACCGGAAATATCGAGAACATGAAATTGACTAGAAGGCTATGCGGCGAGGATTTTGACATATTATCTGGTGATGACGATAAAACTTACGAGATGATGATTAGCCCGGAAATACGCGCTAGCGGTGTGATCTCTGTTGCTTCAAACGTGGCACCGGGGGCCGTTCAAAGATTTACGAGGGCGATTCTTGAAAATAGGCATAAAGAGGCTGAAACGCTTCTTGAGGCTCTCAAACCATTCTTCTCGATAGTAACCGTTAGAACTGAGGAGGAAACCCCATATGGTAAAGTTTCCTGTAGATTTCGTAACCCGGTTCCGTGTAAAACGCTCATGAACATATTAGGCATGCCTTCAGGTCCCTGCAGACGCCCACTTGGAAAGATGACTAAAAGGGGTCTAGAGGTTGTTTTAAACGCTGCAAGAACCGTTTACGAGAAGAATCCTGAGATCCTTAAGCCCATAGAAGACTTCTTTGATGTAGACTTAAGTAGACGTTTATACGATGAGCGCTTTTGGGAGGGTTTAGCGTACGACCAATATTAA